One window from the genome of Cystobacter ferrugineus encodes:
- a CDS encoding type 1 glutamine amidotransferase domain-containing protein, which yields MARKVLKGIRVGVLATDGFEQVELTLPVKALRKRGAQVDIISLHKGKIRGINLMWPGKKVAVDETVDNVRPRDFDALLIPGGFQNPDALRQSEEALDFVREIDRLGRPIATLCHGPWVLVSAGLASGRRLSSWPGIKDDIRNAGAEWRDESGVLDGRWFTSRGPQDMRHFIKGMVSLFAEYAPRNHLAPERSHWGRWAIAALLGFIAFRPVRAALAR from the coding sequence ATGGCGAGAAAGGTACTGAAGGGCATCCGCGTGGGGGTGCTGGCAACCGATGGCTTCGAGCAGGTGGAGCTCACGCTCCCCGTGAAGGCCCTGCGCAAGCGCGGTGCCCAGGTGGACATCATCTCCCTCCACAAGGGGAAGATTCGCGGCATCAACCTGATGTGGCCGGGCAAGAAGGTCGCCGTGGACGAGACGGTGGACAACGTGCGGCCCAGGGACTTCGACGCCCTGCTCATCCCCGGAGGCTTCCAGAATCCCGACGCGCTCCGGCAGAGCGAAGAGGCCCTCGACTTCGTCCGCGAAATCGACCGGCTCGGCCGGCCCATCGCCACGCTGTGTCATGGGCCCTGGGTGCTCGTGTCGGCGGGCCTTGCCAGCGGGCGTCGGCTGTCGTCCTGGCCGGGCATCAAGGATGACATCCGCAACGCGGGCGCCGAGTGGCGCGATGAGTCCGGTGTCCTCGATGGGCGCTGGTTCACCAGCCGCGGACCGCAGGACATGCGCCACTTCATCAAGGGCATGGTGTCGCTCTTCGCCGAGTACGCGCCCCGCAACCACCTGGCGCCGGAGCGCTCGCACTGGGGCCGCTGGGCCATCGCCGCCTTGTTGGGTTTCATCGCCTTCCGTCCCGTGCGCGCGGCGCTCGCTCGCTGA